In Oncorhynchus kisutch isolate 150728-3 linkage group LG5, Okis_V2, whole genome shotgun sequence, a genomic segment contains:
- the LOC109890576 gene encoding LON peptidase N-terminal domain and RING finger protein 2 isoform X2: MDVRLENHLDYFIHDNTAAAWLSPEMLSVAREAFVAGDFNLLAEIYSSQLADLRHPDRSLCLLKADALSRAGRVADALESYCTAANLDRLRPNELGSLVDCIAHTLRVKECLKECTDSDRVFEDEHSLDLFSCRLCKCLLIEPTTLECGHTFCKPCIEDDCIKECELCRYKLNETSRQLKPICFKVNVVLRGLLDKWFCAESEARRCWLEGDRMRNERGFINALEKYNNALEKAPSMCRLLGRRAELHMEMSNFRQALQDGDAMCRLTPLSPKAHYVKALALNKAGYNEEALQEYFYCLALKPDWTSVKLETQKMLSEMFSVFKTDGLPTSSPHPHQTGPTPYLKPASLLLGSLHSTPRRWSQTPIGRRDSLSDTGAETKSSCEDSKTLASVVAALPLPPGLKRKFSDEPQGSAPPNKLPRKDESSSSQMPAACCSERREVSPQLLDSSDMDCSVCMRLFYEPVTTPCGHTFCMKCLERCLDHNPNCPLCKENITEYLATRGYHKTLLMEEVLQRYLSEELAERSKVHQEEIAELSNLTQEVPIFICTMAFPTITCPLQVFEPCYRLMIRRSMETGTKQFGMCIADDIKGFADYGCMLEVKDVKFQPDGRLVVDTVGVSRFKVLSHGHRDGYNTAKIKHLEDQKVEGEELAELQKLHDCVYEQASTWFTSLKDNMKNQIVSHFGKLPVKHCDIQGSVSGPAWCWWLLAVLPLEKRAQLSILAMTTLRERLSTTRRVLSLVTRKHPPTRRPSSSAAAASSL, encoded by the exons ATGGATGTTCGTTTGGAAAACCACTTGGATTATTTTATCCACGACAATACTGCTGCTGCGTGGTTGAGTCCAGAAATGCTGTCAGTTGCACGGGAAGCCTTCGTTGCTGGGGACTTCAACCTCCTTGCTGAGATCTACAGCTCCCAGTTGGCGGACCTCCGACACCCGGACCGGAGCCTCTGCCTCCTGAAAGCGGACGCGCTCAGCCGGGCAGGGCGGGTAGCGGACGCTCTGGAATCATACTGTACCGCCGCCAACTTGGACAGGTTAAGACCAAATGAACTAGGGTCTCTCGTTGACTGTATTGCGCACACTTTACGCGTAAAAGAATGCCTAAAAGAATGCACAGACTCAGATAGGGTTTTCGAGGATGAGCATTCGTTGGACCTGTTCTCATGTCGGCTTTGCAAGTGCTTGTTAATCGAGCCAACAACTTTGGAATGCGGCCATACATTCTGCAAACCATGCATTGAGGATGACTGTATCAAAGAATGTGAATTATGTCGTTACAAACTGAACGAAACAAGTAGACAATTAAAACCAATCTGTTTTAAAGTGAATGTAGTACTCAGAGGCCTGTTGGATAAATGGTTTTGCGCAGAGAGTGAAGCAAGACGATGCTGGCTTGAAGGGGATAGAATGCGGAACGAACGTGGCTTTATCAACGCTCTTGAAAAATACAACAACGCTCTTGAAAAAG CCCCTTCTATGTGTAGGCTGCTGGGCCGACGGGCAGAGCTGCATATGGAGATGAGCAACTTCAGACAGGCCCTACAGGATGGAGACGCCATGTGTCGACTGACGCCCCTCTCTCCCAAG GCTCACTACGTGAAGGCCCTGGCTCTGAACAAAGCCGGTTATAATGAAGAGGCCCTGCAAGAATACTTCTACTGTCTGGCTCTGAAGCCAGACTGGACGTCAGTCAAGCTGGAAACGCAAAAG ATGCTGAGTGAGATGTTCTCTGTGTTCAAGACGGACGGTCTCCCCACGTCATCACCCCACCCCCACCAAACAGGCCCCACCCCCTACCTCAAACCAGCCTCCCTTCTCCTCGGCTCCCTCCATTCCACCCCTCGTAGATGGAGCCAAACCCCTATTGGCCGTAGAGACAGTTTGTCTGACACTGGGGCAGAGACCAAGTCCTCATGTGAGGATTCCAAGACCCTAGCTTCTGTCGTGGCTGCCTTACCTCTCCCCCCTGGCCTAAAGAGGAAGTTCTCAGACGAGCCCCAAGGCTCTGCACCCCCCAACAAGCTCCCCAGAAAAG ATGAGTCAAGCTCATCCCAGATGCCTGCTGCTTGTtgcagtgagaggagagaggtgtcccCTCAGCTCCTGGATAGCTCTGACATGGACTGCTCTGTTTGTATGAG GCTGTTCTACGAGCCAGTCACCACCCCCTGTGGACACACCTTCTGCATGAAGTGTCTTGAGCGCTGTCTGGACCACAACCCCAACTGCCCCCTGTGTAAAGAGAACATTACAGAG TACCTGGCCACTAGAGGGTACCATAAGACCCTGCTGATGGAGGAGGTGCTGCAGCGCTACCTGTCTGAGGAGCTGGCTGAGAGGAGCAAGGTACACCAGGAAGAAATAGCAGAGCTGTCAAA CTTGACCCAGGAAGTGCCCATCTTCATCTGCACCATGGCATTTCCCACAATCACCTGCCCCCTGCAAGTCTTCGAGCCGTGTTATAGGCTGATGATCCGACGCTCTATGGAGACGGGAACCAAGCAGTTTGGAATGTGCATCGCTGATGACATCAAAGG CTTCGCAGACTACGGCTGCATGTTGGAGGTGAAAGACGTGAAGTTCCAACCAGACGGGCGCTTGGTGGTCGACACGGTCGGAGTGTCCCGCTTCAAGGTGCTGAGCCACGGCCACCGTGACGGCTACAacacagccaagataaagcacCTGGAGGACCagaaggtggagggagaggagctggCGGAGCTGCAGAAGCTGCATGACTGTGTGTACGAGCAGGCCAGCACCTGGTTCACCTCCCTCAAAGACAACATGAAGAACCAGATCGTCAGTCACTTTGGAAAGCTGCCTGTAAAACACTGTGACATCCAG GGGAGTGTCAGtggtcctgcatggtgttggtgGCTGCTGGCTGTACTGCCCCTGGAGAAGAGAGCCCAGCTAAGCATCCTGGCCATGACCACCCTCCGAGAGCGCCTCAGCACCACCCGCCGGGTGCTTAGCCTCGTCACACGCAAACACCCGCCAACACGGCGACCATCTtcctcagcagcagcagcatcatcaCTGTAG
- the LOC109890576 gene encoding LON peptidase N-terminal domain and RING finger protein 2 isoform X3 yields MCRLLGRRAELHMEMSNFRQALQDGDAMCRLTPLSPKAHYVKALALNKAGYNEEALQEYFYCLALKPDWTSVKLETQKMLSEMFSVFKTDGLPTSSPHPHQTGPTPYLKPASLLLGSLHSTPRRWSQTPIGRRDSLSDTGAETKSSCEDSKTLASVVAALPLPPGLKRKFSDEPQGSAPPNKLPRKVLCSDESSSSQMPAACCSERREVSPQLLDSSDMDCSVCMRLFYEPVTTPCGHTFCMKCLERCLDHNPNCPLCKENITEYLATRGYHKTLLMEEVLQRYLSEELAERSKVHQEEIAELSNLTQEVPIFICTMAFPTITCPLQVFEPCYRLMIRRSMETGTKQFGMCIADDIKGFADYGCMLEVKDVKFQPDGRLVVDTVGVSRFKVLSHGHRDGYNTAKIKHLEDQKVEGEELAELQKLHDCVYEQASTWFTSLKDNMKNQIVSHFGKLPVKHCDIQGSVSGPAWCWWLLAVLPLEKRAQLSILAMTTLRERLSTTRRVLSLVTRKHPPTRRPSSSAAAASSL; encoded by the exons ATGTGTAGGCTGCTGGGCCGACGGGCAGAGCTGCATATGGAGATGAGCAACTTCAGACAGGCCCTACAGGATGGAGACGCCATGTGTCGACTGACGCCCCTCTCTCCCAAG GCTCACTACGTGAAGGCCCTGGCTCTGAACAAAGCCGGTTATAATGAAGAGGCCCTGCAAGAATACTTCTACTGTCTGGCTCTGAAGCCAGACTGGACGTCAGTCAAGCTGGAAACGCAAAAG ATGCTGAGTGAGATGTTCTCTGTGTTCAAGACGGACGGTCTCCCCACGTCATCACCCCACCCCCACCAAACAGGCCCCACCCCCTACCTCAAACCAGCCTCCCTTCTCCTCGGCTCCCTCCATTCCACCCCTCGTAGATGGAGCCAAACCCCTATTGGCCGTAGAGACAGTTTGTCTGACACTGGGGCAGAGACCAAGTCCTCATGTGAGGATTCCAAGACCCTAGCTTCTGTCGTGGCTGCCTTACCTCTCCCCCCTGGCCTAAAGAGGAAGTTCTCAGACGAGCCCCAAGGCTCTGCACCCCCCAACAAGCTCCCCAGAAAAG TCTTGTGTTCAGATGAGTCAAGCTCATCCCAGATGCCTGCTGCTTGTtgcagtgagaggagagaggtgtcccCTCAGCTCCTGGATAGCTCTGACATGGACTGCTCTGTTTGTATGAG GCTGTTCTACGAGCCAGTCACCACCCCCTGTGGACACACCTTCTGCATGAAGTGTCTTGAGCGCTGTCTGGACCACAACCCCAACTGCCCCCTGTGTAAAGAGAACATTACAGAG TACCTGGCCACTAGAGGGTACCATAAGACCCTGCTGATGGAGGAGGTGCTGCAGCGCTACCTGTCTGAGGAGCTGGCTGAGAGGAGCAAGGTACACCAGGAAGAAATAGCAGAGCTGTCAAA CTTGACCCAGGAAGTGCCCATCTTCATCTGCACCATGGCATTTCCCACAATCACCTGCCCCCTGCAAGTCTTCGAGCCGTGTTATAGGCTGATGATCCGACGCTCTATGGAGACGGGAACCAAGCAGTTTGGAATGTGCATCGCTGATGACATCAAAGG CTTCGCAGACTACGGCTGCATGTTGGAGGTGAAAGACGTGAAGTTCCAACCAGACGGGCGCTTGGTGGTCGACACGGTCGGAGTGTCCCGCTTCAAGGTGCTGAGCCACGGCCACCGTGACGGCTACAacacagccaagataaagcacCTGGAGGACCagaaggtggagggagaggagctggCGGAGCTGCAGAAGCTGCATGACTGTGTGTACGAGCAGGCCAGCACCTGGTTCACCTCCCTCAAAGACAACATGAAGAACCAGATCGTCAGTCACTTTGGAAAGCTGCCTGTAAAACACTGTGACATCCAG GGGAGTGTCAGtggtcctgcatggtgttggtgGCTGCTGGCTGTACTGCCCCTGGAGAAGAGAGCCCAGCTAAGCATCCTGGCCATGACCACCCTCCGAGAGCGCCTCAGCACCACCCGCCGGGTGCTTAGCCTCGTCACACGCAAACACCCGCCAACACGGCGACCATCTtcctcagcagcagcagcatcatcaCTGTAG
- the LOC109890576 gene encoding LON peptidase N-terminal domain and RING finger protein 2 isoform X4 → MLSEMFSVFKTDGLPTSSPHPHQTGPTPYLKPASLLLGSLHSTPRRWSQTPIGRRDSLSDTGAETKSSCEDSKTLASVVAALPLPPGLKRKFSDEPQGSAPPNKLPRKDESSSSQMPAACCSERREVSPQLLDSSDMDCSVCMRLFYEPVTTPCGHTFCMKCLERCLDHNPNCPLCKENITEYLATRGYHKTLLMEEVLQRYLSEELAERSKVHQEEIAELSNLTQEVPIFICTMAFPTITCPLQVFEPCYRLMIRRSMETGTKQFGMCIADDIKGFADYGCMLEVKDVKFQPDGRLVVDTVGVSRFKVLSHGHRDGYNTAKIKHLEDQKVEGEELAELQKLHDCVYEQASTWFTSLKDNMKNQIVSHFGKLPVKHCDIQGSVSGPAWCWWLLAVLPLEKRAQLSILAMTTLRERLSTTRRVLSLVTRKHPPTRRPSSSAAAASSL, encoded by the exons ATGCTGAGTGAGATGTTCTCTGTGTTCAAGACGGACGGTCTCCCCACGTCATCACCCCACCCCCACCAAACAGGCCCCACCCCCTACCTCAAACCAGCCTCCCTTCTCCTCGGCTCCCTCCATTCCACCCCTCGTAGATGGAGCCAAACCCCTATTGGCCGTAGAGACAGTTTGTCTGACACTGGGGCAGAGACCAAGTCCTCATGTGAGGATTCCAAGACCCTAGCTTCTGTCGTGGCTGCCTTACCTCTCCCCCCTGGCCTAAAGAGGAAGTTCTCAGACGAGCCCCAAGGCTCTGCACCCCCCAACAAGCTCCCCAGAAAAG ATGAGTCAAGCTCATCCCAGATGCCTGCTGCTTGTtgcagtgagaggagagaggtgtcccCTCAGCTCCTGGATAGCTCTGACATGGACTGCTCTGTTTGTATGAG GCTGTTCTACGAGCCAGTCACCACCCCCTGTGGACACACCTTCTGCATGAAGTGTCTTGAGCGCTGTCTGGACCACAACCCCAACTGCCCCCTGTGTAAAGAGAACATTACAGAG TACCTGGCCACTAGAGGGTACCATAAGACCCTGCTGATGGAGGAGGTGCTGCAGCGCTACCTGTCTGAGGAGCTGGCTGAGAGGAGCAAGGTACACCAGGAAGAAATAGCAGAGCTGTCAAA CTTGACCCAGGAAGTGCCCATCTTCATCTGCACCATGGCATTTCCCACAATCACCTGCCCCCTGCAAGTCTTCGAGCCGTGTTATAGGCTGATGATCCGACGCTCTATGGAGACGGGAACCAAGCAGTTTGGAATGTGCATCGCTGATGACATCAAAGG CTTCGCAGACTACGGCTGCATGTTGGAGGTGAAAGACGTGAAGTTCCAACCAGACGGGCGCTTGGTGGTCGACACGGTCGGAGTGTCCCGCTTCAAGGTGCTGAGCCACGGCCACCGTGACGGCTACAacacagccaagataaagcacCTGGAGGACCagaaggtggagggagaggagctggCGGAGCTGCAGAAGCTGCATGACTGTGTGTACGAGCAGGCCAGCACCTGGTTCACCTCCCTCAAAGACAACATGAAGAACCAGATCGTCAGTCACTTTGGAAAGCTGCCTGTAAAACACTGTGACATCCAG GGGAGTGTCAGtggtcctgcatggtgttggtgGCTGCTGGCTGTACTGCCCCTGGAGAAGAGAGCCCAGCTAAGCATCCTGGCCATGACCACCCTCCGAGAGCGCCTCAGCACCACCCGCCGGGTGCTTAGCCTCGTCACACGCAAACACCCGCCAACACGGCGACCATCTtcctcagcagcagcagcatcatcaCTGTAG
- the LOC109890576 gene encoding LON peptidase N-terminal domain and RING finger protein 2 isoform X1, with the protein MDVRLENHLDYFIHDNTAAAWLSPEMLSVAREAFVAGDFNLLAEIYSSQLADLRHPDRSLCLLKADALSRAGRVADALESYCTAANLDRLRPNELGSLVDCIAHTLRVKECLKECTDSDRVFEDEHSLDLFSCRLCKCLLIEPTTLECGHTFCKPCIEDDCIKECELCRYKLNETSRQLKPICFKVNVVLRGLLDKWFCAESEARRCWLEGDRMRNERGFINALEKYNNALEKAPSMCRLLGRRAELHMEMSNFRQALQDGDAMCRLTPLSPKAHYVKALALNKAGYNEEALQEYFYCLALKPDWTSVKLETQKMLSEMFSVFKTDGLPTSSPHPHQTGPTPYLKPASLLLGSLHSTPRRWSQTPIGRRDSLSDTGAETKSSCEDSKTLASVVAALPLPPGLKRKFSDEPQGSAPPNKLPRKVLCSDESSSSQMPAACCSERREVSPQLLDSSDMDCSVCMRLFYEPVTTPCGHTFCMKCLERCLDHNPNCPLCKENITEYLATRGYHKTLLMEEVLQRYLSEELAERSKVHQEEIAELSNLTQEVPIFICTMAFPTITCPLQVFEPCYRLMIRRSMETGTKQFGMCIADDIKGFADYGCMLEVKDVKFQPDGRLVVDTVGVSRFKVLSHGHRDGYNTAKIKHLEDQKVEGEELAELQKLHDCVYEQASTWFTSLKDNMKNQIVSHFGKLPVKHCDIQGSVSGPAWCWWLLAVLPLEKRAQLSILAMTTLRERLSTTRRVLSLVTRKHPPTRRPSSSAAAASSL; encoded by the exons ATGGATGTTCGTTTGGAAAACCACTTGGATTATTTTATCCACGACAATACTGCTGCTGCGTGGTTGAGTCCAGAAATGCTGTCAGTTGCACGGGAAGCCTTCGTTGCTGGGGACTTCAACCTCCTTGCTGAGATCTACAGCTCCCAGTTGGCGGACCTCCGACACCCGGACCGGAGCCTCTGCCTCCTGAAAGCGGACGCGCTCAGCCGGGCAGGGCGGGTAGCGGACGCTCTGGAATCATACTGTACCGCCGCCAACTTGGACAGGTTAAGACCAAATGAACTAGGGTCTCTCGTTGACTGTATTGCGCACACTTTACGCGTAAAAGAATGCCTAAAAGAATGCACAGACTCAGATAGGGTTTTCGAGGATGAGCATTCGTTGGACCTGTTCTCATGTCGGCTTTGCAAGTGCTTGTTAATCGAGCCAACAACTTTGGAATGCGGCCATACATTCTGCAAACCATGCATTGAGGATGACTGTATCAAAGAATGTGAATTATGTCGTTACAAACTGAACGAAACAAGTAGACAATTAAAACCAATCTGTTTTAAAGTGAATGTAGTACTCAGAGGCCTGTTGGATAAATGGTTTTGCGCAGAGAGTGAAGCAAGACGATGCTGGCTTGAAGGGGATAGAATGCGGAACGAACGTGGCTTTATCAACGCTCTTGAAAAATACAACAACGCTCTTGAAAAAG CCCCTTCTATGTGTAGGCTGCTGGGCCGACGGGCAGAGCTGCATATGGAGATGAGCAACTTCAGACAGGCCCTACAGGATGGAGACGCCATGTGTCGACTGACGCCCCTCTCTCCCAAG GCTCACTACGTGAAGGCCCTGGCTCTGAACAAAGCCGGTTATAATGAAGAGGCCCTGCAAGAATACTTCTACTGTCTGGCTCTGAAGCCAGACTGGACGTCAGTCAAGCTGGAAACGCAAAAG ATGCTGAGTGAGATGTTCTCTGTGTTCAAGACGGACGGTCTCCCCACGTCATCACCCCACCCCCACCAAACAGGCCCCACCCCCTACCTCAAACCAGCCTCCCTTCTCCTCGGCTCCCTCCATTCCACCCCTCGTAGATGGAGCCAAACCCCTATTGGCCGTAGAGACAGTTTGTCTGACACTGGGGCAGAGACCAAGTCCTCATGTGAGGATTCCAAGACCCTAGCTTCTGTCGTGGCTGCCTTACCTCTCCCCCCTGGCCTAAAGAGGAAGTTCTCAGACGAGCCCCAAGGCTCTGCACCCCCCAACAAGCTCCCCAGAAAAG TCTTGTGTTCAGATGAGTCAAGCTCATCCCAGATGCCTGCTGCTTGTtgcagtgagaggagagaggtgtcccCTCAGCTCCTGGATAGCTCTGACATGGACTGCTCTGTTTGTATGAG GCTGTTCTACGAGCCAGTCACCACCCCCTGTGGACACACCTTCTGCATGAAGTGTCTTGAGCGCTGTCTGGACCACAACCCCAACTGCCCCCTGTGTAAAGAGAACATTACAGAG TACCTGGCCACTAGAGGGTACCATAAGACCCTGCTGATGGAGGAGGTGCTGCAGCGCTACCTGTCTGAGGAGCTGGCTGAGAGGAGCAAGGTACACCAGGAAGAAATAGCAGAGCTGTCAAA CTTGACCCAGGAAGTGCCCATCTTCATCTGCACCATGGCATTTCCCACAATCACCTGCCCCCTGCAAGTCTTCGAGCCGTGTTATAGGCTGATGATCCGACGCTCTATGGAGACGGGAACCAAGCAGTTTGGAATGTGCATCGCTGATGACATCAAAGG CTTCGCAGACTACGGCTGCATGTTGGAGGTGAAAGACGTGAAGTTCCAACCAGACGGGCGCTTGGTGGTCGACACGGTCGGAGTGTCCCGCTTCAAGGTGCTGAGCCACGGCCACCGTGACGGCTACAacacagccaagataaagcacCTGGAGGACCagaaggtggagggagaggagctggCGGAGCTGCAGAAGCTGCATGACTGTGTGTACGAGCAGGCCAGCACCTGGTTCACCTCCCTCAAAGACAACATGAAGAACCAGATCGTCAGTCACTTTGGAAAGCTGCCTGTAAAACACTGTGACATCCAG GGGAGTGTCAGtggtcctgcatggtgttggtgGCTGCTGGCTGTACTGCCCCTGGAGAAGAGAGCCCAGCTAAGCATCCTGGCCATGACCACCCTCCGAGAGCGCCTCAGCACCACCCGCCGGGTGCTTAGCCTCGTCACACGCAAACACCCGCCAACACGGCGACCATCTtcctcagcagcagcagcatcatcaCTGTAG